One Corythoichthys intestinalis isolate RoL2023-P3 chromosome 9, ASM3026506v1, whole genome shotgun sequence DNA window includes the following coding sequences:
- the LOC130922083 gene encoding odorant receptor 131-2-like, with amino-acid sequence MSEAALVNASVVVQYRDSLGKAVVKNVIVMAIGLTINYINVSLMYTFCRHQIFYSNPRYILFFTLVLNDMIQMSVGITLFVISYVLYRITVLSCAPFILMAIITTENTPLILACMAGECYVAVRMPLHHARICTVPRTLLLIAAILTASFISAFPDLFVTLAIEPADYFSRKIFCLRETAFPSPLLIQKRDITYIVYLVLVWSVIFFTYFQILFTAQTASKDAKKARKTIVLHGVQVLLCMTTYAVPLVKDALLRAFPESYSDSLFACYVIVQVWPRSVSPIIYGVRDKCFRKYLKHYLVCRTAPHGDMS; translated from the exons ATGAGCGAAGCGGCGCTGGTCAATGCCAGCGTGGTGGTCCAGTACCGCGACTCGCTGGGCAAAGCGGTGGTGAAGAACGTCATCGTGATGGCCATCGGACTCACCATCAACTACATAAACGTCAGCCTCATGTACACATTTTGCAGGCACCAA ATCTTCTACTCCAACCCTCGCTACATCCTGTTCTTCACGCTGGTTCTGAACGACATGATCCAGATGAGCGTGGGCATCACCCTGTTCGTCATCAGTTACGTCCTCTACCGGATCACCGTCCTGTCGTGTGCCCCCTTCATCCTGATGGCCATCATCACCACGGAGAACACACCCCTCATCTTGGCCTGCATGGCGGGAGAGTGCTACGTGGCCGTGCGCATGCCGCTCCACCACGCCCGCATCTGCACCGTCCCGAGAACCCTGCTCCTCATCGCTGCCATTTTGACTGCCAGTTTCATCTCCGCCTTCCCGGACCTTTTTGTCACACTGGCCATCGAGCCCGCTGACTACTTCTCCAGAAAGATCTTCTGCCTTCGGGAAACCGCTTTCCCAAGCCCATTGCTCATCCAGAAACGGGACATCACCTACATCGTCTACCTGGTCCTGGTCTGGTCGGTCATCTTTTTCACTTACTTCCAGATCCTGTTCACGGCCCAGACGGCCAGCAAGGATGCCAAGAAGGCCAGGAAGACCATCGTACTGCACGGCGTTCAGGTCCTGCTATGCATGACCACGTACGCCGTGCCGCTTGTGAAGGACGCGTTGCTCCGAGCCTTTCCTGAGAGCTACTCGGACTCGCTGTTCGCCTGCTACGTCATCGTGCAGGTGTGGCCCCGCTCCGTCAGCCCTATTATTTATGGCGTGAGGGACAAATGCTTCAGAAAGTACCTCAAGCACTACCTGGTCTGCAGGACCGCACCACATGGAGACATGTCTTGA